The following coding sequences lie in one Silene latifolia isolate original U9 population chromosome 5, ASM4854445v1, whole genome shotgun sequence genomic window:
- the LOC141655080 gene encoding uncharacterized protein LOC141655080, which translates to METVEHIFRDCVTASRIWASSDLGIRVENVGSLSINDWIIDWVSYLAREEGGKKQMIMFMAVMWGLWNLRNRVKFDGIPLNSQVISGYFFNLIREKVHILVNHDDGVRLTNVPRGAGEMAIDNTQSAIKDGFPFRMVGNSDHCNTIRVKVDASWNRNCEAAFGWVAYDWTGRELKRWQMRTRAESAMQAEALGVRDVLFWASSGRHLHVQISTDCLQLIYELAGVAKADHLIADLLEDMRDISSFFHCLSFSFIPRHLNSLANGLARQAMRT; encoded by the coding sequence ATGGAAACGGTTGAGCACATTTTTCGAGATTGTGTTACTGCAAGCAGGATTTGGGCTAGCTCGGATCTGGGTATAAGGGTTGAAAATGTCGGATCCCTCAGTATCAATGACTGGATTATTGATTGGGTTAGCTACCTAGCTAgagaggaaggaggaaagaagcaAATGATAATGTTCATGGCAGTTATGTGGGGTCTGTGGAATCTTCGAAATAGGGTTAAGTTTGATGGTATCCCTCTAAACTCGCAGGTCATATCCGGGTACTTTTTTAATTTGATTAGGGAAAAAGTTCACATCCTGGTTAATCATGATGATGGGGTAAGACTCACGAATGTTCCTAGAGGGGCAGGTGAAATGGCCATTGACAACACTCAATCCGCGATTAAGGATGGATTTCCTTTCCGGATGGTGGGTAACTCAGACCACTGTAACACCATTCGCGTTAAAGTGGATGCTAGTTGGAATCGGAATTGTGAGGCAGCTTTCGGATGGGTGGCTTATGATTGGACAGGCCGGGAACTGAAGCGTTGGCAAATGCGGACTAGAGCGGAATCAGCAATGCAAGCGGAAGCGTTGGGGGTGCGGGATGTTCTCTTTTGGGCTTCTTCGGGGAGGCACCTTCATGTGCAGATTTCGACGGATTGCTTACAGCTCATCTATGAACTTGCAGGGGTGGCCAAGGCGGATCATCTCATAGCAGATCTGTTGGAGGATATGCGGGATATTTCTAGCTTTTTTCATTGTTTGTCTTTTTCTTTTATTCCAAGACATCTTAATAGCTTAGCGAATGGCCTGGCTCGGCAGGCCATGAGAACGTAA
- the LOC141655081 gene encoding F-box/LRR-repeat protein At4g14103-like: MAFMFEYPGQMQELNSEMPIDRISSLPDDLLINILNFLPTKYAFITSMLSRRWSYLFKEVTHLDLDDSLLFNSPGAFNHEKSCVSFRDFALKMLDCLKLSNLISFRFKCSVGREQLLYKNIGLSLDAILSRGIQEIDLDINSHVVLPHSIFTCQTLCILKLTVSGTATGTIVAIPDTLCLPCLEILHLNLSRVFDVHKN; this comes from the exons ATGGCCTTCATGTTTGAATATCCGGGTCAAATGCAGGAGTTAAACAGTGAAATGCCTATTGATAGAATTAGCAGTCTTCCTGATGACTTATTAATAAACATACTCAATTTCCTGCCCACCAAGTATGCCTTCATTACAAGTATGTTGTCGAGGAGGTGGAGCTATCTCTTTAAAGAGGTTACTCATCTTGATTTAGATGATTCACTTCTGTTTAACAGCCCCGGTGCCTTTAATCATGAAAAGAGTTGTGTTTCGTTTAGAGATTTTGCCCTCAAAATGCTTGACTGCTTGAAGTTGTCAAACCTGATAAGCTTTCGCTTCAAATGTTCTGTGGGACGTGAGCAATTGTTGTATAAAAATATCGGTCTTTCGTTGGATGCCATTTTAAGTCGCGGAATCCAGGAAATTGATCTCGACATTAACTCTCATGTGGTGTTGCCACATTCTATCTTCACTTGCCAAACATTGTGTATTCTCAAGTTGACTGTTAGTGGTACAGCTACTGGTACTATTGTAGCTATTCCCGACACACTGTGTTTGCCGTGTCTTGAGATCTTGCACCTGAATTTATCCAGGGTTTTTGATGTGCACA AAAACTGA
- the LOC141657074 gene encoding F-box/FBD/LRR-repeat protein At1g13780-like, with translation MAVTLWPLLPPLLRCCSVSTILTNLQNITPLRHQNYLVEAHLDILEDFYELKDLSAVSNSARDLVQGVSSVKRLFLSAHCIEVLTLVSEVPVLHNLTKMKIGCSNSPHLTLLTLLGSTPNLEELIFSEGLFPVPLMATFPVLKDYWGSDRAVPSCLKTHLKVIEIEHLIGLEEELRIVGFFLRNSDVLEQLIIHKWVGSEGEFKIRKKLKKLAKCWKKCVKFNALFL, from the exons ATGGCTGTCACCCTATGGCCTCTGTTACCGCCGTTGCTCCGTTGTTGCAGTGTTTCCACTATTCTGACAAATTTGCAAAACATTACTCCATTAAGACATCAAAATTATTTGGTGGAAGCCCATTTAGACATTCTCGAGGACTTTTACGAGCTTAAGGATCTGTCAGCTGTGTCTAATTCTGCACGTGATCTAGTTCAAGGGGTCTCAAGCGTCAAGCGCTTGTTCTTGTCAGCTCATTGCATCGAG GTGCTGACTTTGGTTAGCGAGGTGCCTGTTCTGCATAATTTAACTAAAATGAAGATAGGCTGTTCTAATAGCCCGCATTTGACATTGCTGACGTTGCTCGGAAGTACACCTAATCTGGAAGAGCTTATCTTTTCGGAG GGCCTTTTTCCTGTTCCATTGATGGCTACTTTCCCTGTACTAAAAGATTATTGGGGAAGTGATCGAGCTGTTCCGTCGTGTTTGAAAACTCACCTTAAGGTCATTGAGATAGAGCATTTAATAGGCTTGGAAGAGGAACTAAGAATAGTCGGGTTTTTTCTTAGAAACAGCGATGTTCTGGAACAGCTGATCATACACAAATGGGTTGGAAGCGAAGGGGAGTTCAAAATCAGGAAGAAGTTGAAGAAGCTGGCAAAGTGCTGGAAAAAATGTGTGAAATTTAATGCGTTATTTCTTTGA
- the LOC141657073 gene encoding F-box/LRR-repeat protein At4g14103-like: MEFPSWYKGDQLSISLPSLRKLKLDRGIYYGCNPMASVAVVAPLLQCFHYTDKLADHYSIKTSNYLVEAHLDILENFYELKDLSAVSNSARDLVQGVSNVKRLFLSARCIEALTLVKDELPVLRNLTKLKIGCSKNPHLTLPRLLESAPNLEELIFSEGLFRAGFKDKDTVQQNYWGTGQIIPLCLKTHLKVIEIEHFLGLKEELRIVEYFISNGLVLEQLIIQKWLGRKAKFKVRKQLKRLAKRWKKCVNFNELFL, translated from the exons ATGGAGTTTCCTAGTTGGTATAAAGGTGATCAGCTGTCCATTTCCTTACCATCCCTTAGAAAACTGAAGCTAGACAGAGGGATATATTATGGCTGTAATCCTATGGCCAGTGTTGCCGTTGTTGCTCCATTGTTGCAGTGTTTCCACTATACTGACAAATTAGCCGATCATTACTCCATCAAGACATCAAATTATTTGGTGGAAGCCCATTTAGACATTCTCGAGAACTTTTACGAGCTTAAGGATCTGTCAGCTGTATCTAATTCTGCACGTGATCTAGTTCAAGGGGTCTCAAACGTCAAGCGCTTGTTCTTGTCAGCTCGTTGCATCGAG GCGCTGACTTTGGTTAAAGATGAGTTGCCTGTTCTGCGTAATTTAACTAAATTGAAGATAGGCTGTTCTAAAAATCCACATTTGACATTGCCAAGGTTGCTCGAAAGTGCACCTAATCTTGAAGAGCTAATCTTTTCGGAG GGCCTTTTTCGTGCTGGCTTCAAGGATAAAGACACGGTGCAACAAAATTATTGGGGAACAGGTCAAATCATTCCGTTGTGTCTGAAAACTCACCTTAAGGTAATTGAGATAGAGCattttctaggcttgaaagaggAACTAAGAATAGTCGAGTATTTTATTAGCAACGGCCTTGTTCTAGAGCAACTGATCATTCAGAAATGGTTGGGAAGAAAAGCGAAGTTTAAAGTGAGGAAGCAGTTGAAGAGGTTGGCAAAGCGCTGGAAAAAATGTGTAAATTTTAATGAGCTATTTCTTTGA